In Massilia sp. METH4, the genomic window CTGAACGGCAAGCCGCTGTTCCTGCGCGGGATTTCGCTGCACGAGGAGGAATTCGGGCCGAACCCGGCGCGCAACATGACGGAGCAGGCGTCGCGCGCGCTGCTCACCGAGATCAAGCACGGCTTGCACGCCAACTACGTGCGCCTGTCGCATTATCCGCACGCGGAGACGACGGTGCGGCTGGCCGACGAGATGGGCCTCCTGGTTTGGAGCGAGATTCCTGTCTACTGGACGGTGGACTGGGGCAACCCGGCCGTGCTGAGGAAGGCGCTGGCGATGCAGGCCGAGACGATCTATCGCGACCGCAACCGCGCCGCCGTGGTGATGTGGAGCGTGGGGAACGAGACGCCGGTCTCGCCGGCCCGCACCGCGTTCCACGCCGCGATGGCCGACAATGTGCGGGCACTCGACCCCACGCGGCTGGTGAGCGCCGCGCTGCTCGTCGAACGGCACAGCGAGAACGGCGAGGACGTCACGGCGATCAAGGACCCGCTGGTCGACAAGCTCGACGTGCTGGCCGTGAACACGTACGCCGGCTGGTACGGCAACGACACGCTCGATGCGCTGCCGTCGCTGAAGTGGCGGGTGCCCGCCGACCGGCCGCTGATCCTGTCCGAATTCGGCGCCGACGCCCTGGCCGGCTACCGCAACGACGGCATGAAGAAATTCACCGAGGAGTACCAGGCCGAGTACTACCGCAAGACGCTGGCGATGGCCGAGCGGATCCCCACGCTGCGCGGCATGTCGCCGTGGATCCTGAAGGACTTCCAGTCGCCGCGGCGCGAGCACCCCGTGTTCCAGAACGGCTGGAACCGCAAGGGCCTCCTCTCCGAAACCGGCGCCCGCAAGCAAGCCTTCGGCGTGCTTGCGGACTACTACCGCGGCAAGGCCGGCAGCGCCCCATAACAGCCGAGCCCGTGTCACGGGGTCACGCACCATGACACGGGCTCGACAATAAAGTGTTGCTGCGCGGGCAATTGCCGGGGCGTGCTACGATGAGGACTTCTCGTTCGATGAAGGGTAGTGTGTGGAGTCGTTGCTGATACTGGTCGGCCTGATCGTGTTGAATGGTGTATTCGCGATGTCGGAAATCGCGCTCGTGACGGCGCGGCGGGCAAAGCTCGTGAAGCTGGCGGGCGAGGGCGACCATGCCGCCGGTGCGGCCCTGAAGCTGGGAGAGGACCCGACCCGCTTCCTGTCCACCATCCAGATCGGCATCACGTCGATCGGCATCCTGAACGGCATCGTCGGCGAGGCCGTGCTGGCCAAGCCGCTGGCATTGTGGCTGATCGGGCTCGGCGCGGACGGCGAAGCCGCCAGCATCATGGCGACGGCCGGTGTCGTCATCGTCATCACCTATGTGTCGATCGTGATCGGCGAACTGGTGCCGAAACGGCTCGGGCAGATCGCGCCGGAAGTCATCGCCCGCCTGGTGGCGCGGCCGATGCACAGCCTGGCGGTGCTGACGCGGCCCTTTGTCATGCTGCTGACCGGCTCCACCAAGGCCATCCTGCGCATCATGGGCGTGCGCGACACGGGGCAGTCCACCGTCACGCAGGAAGAAATCCATGCGATGCTGGAGGAGGGCTCGGAGAGTGGCGCGATCGAGCAGCACCAGCACGACCTGGTGCGCAACGTGTTCCGGCTCGACGACCGCAAGCTCGGTTCGCTGATGATCCCCCGTTCGGACATCGTCTTCCTCGACATCCGCCTGCCCATCGAAGACAACCTGGCCCGCCTGCTCGAGTCCGAGCACTCCCGCTTCCCGGTATGCGACGGCGGCCTGGCCAACGTGCTGGGCGTCGTGACGGCCAAGCAGGCGCTCGCCGTGGTGGCGAAAGGACAGGTGCCGGACCTTGCGGCGATCGCGCAGCCGGCCGTCTACGTGCCGGAAACCCTGACCGGCATGGGCCTGTTGGAGCAGTTCCGCGCCAGCGGCATGCAGATGGTGTTCGTGATCGACGAATACGGCGACATCGAGGGCATCGTCACCGTGCAGGACATGCTCGAGGCGCTCACCGGCGAATTCACGCCTCGCAACGTGGAGGAAGCGTGGGCCGTGCAGCAGCCGGACGGCGCCTGGCTGCTGGCCGGCACGATCCCCATCCACGAGCTGAAGGACCGGCTCACGCTGAAGGTCGTGCCGGAGGAGGAAAAGGGCCACTACCACACGATCAGCGGCATGATCATGCTGCTGCTGGGGCGCCTGCCCGCGGCCGGCGACGTGGTCATGTGGGAAAACTGGCGCTTCGTCGTCGCCGGCATGGACGACAAGCGCATCGACAAGGTCCATGCGTCGCCCGTGATCAACGAAGAACCCACGCCGGCGGACGAGTAGCCGCTGCCGGACCGCCGCGGCGCGCATCCATGTCGCCAGCGGGCTCGGGAGCACGCAGCGCGAGCTTCCCGGCCGCGACAGGCTACGACGGCGCGGGCCTGCACGCCGCCCCCTGGCAGTTCCCCGGCGCCAGCCATCCTGGCCAGCAGGCGGCCGCGCGTGGCCGGCGAATATCGGTATAGCGGGAAACGGCTTCCGTGGCGCTGCCCCGGTACGGGTCATTCGCTTGCGATGATCGATATCACCAAAAAGCAACACGGCTCCGGTGATCGCTAGCATGATGCATCCAGGAATTCAATTGCAGTATTGTAAGTAGATTGTCACTGCCTTATACTGTATTACCAATATTCAACTATCATGCCGTTATGTCCACACTTGTTGCCGGCGCCGTCGTTGCCACTGCCATGATGTCGAGCTGTTCCTGGAACAGTCCTGGCCGTAATCCCTACCGCGGCAGCGTCAGGGAGGCAGTGTCGCGCTACATCGACATTCCGGCACCGGTGCGGGCGCAGCTGATCGCCAAGATCGAACGCGGCCAGCCGGACGACAGGGCGGCCATCACCCGCGACAGCATCGTCGGCAAATATGACTATGCCTCCGAGATCACCGACGTGCACTTCGGCCAGCGTACGATATGCGCATCGGTCAACCGTGACGAATGGCCTGAGACGGCGCGCGAACCGGCCGCCGTGTATTGCGTCGAGGATCAGTGCCTGATCGTTCCGCAAACCTCCGGCAATATCAGCCGGGTGCGGCGGACCGATGGCAGCGGCGCGACGGCGGACCAGCCGCCGGTTGCGGGGCAGGCGACGCTGGCGCCCCCGGCCCGGCCCGGAGAGGTCCGCTCCGCATCGGCGGACGACGTGGCCATGGCCGACGCGGTGGCCCAGGCCGTCGACATGCCGGGAAGCGGCCCGTCGGCGTCTTTCACGTCGCCGTTCGGCGCGGCCAGCCGCGCCCCCGACCTGGC contains:
- a CDS encoding hemolysin family protein, with the protein product MSEIALVTARRAKLVKLAGEGDHAAGAALKLGEDPTRFLSTIQIGITSIGILNGIVGEAVLAKPLALWLIGLGADGEAASIMATAGVVIVITYVSIVIGELVPKRLGQIAPEVIARLVARPMHSLAVLTRPFVMLLTGSTKAILRIMGVRDTGQSTVTQEEIHAMLEEGSESGAIEQHQHDLVRNVFRLDDRKLGSLMIPRSDIVFLDIRLPIEDNLARLLESEHSRFPVCDGGLANVLGVVTAKQALAVVAKGQVPDLAAIAQPAVYVPETLTGMGLLEQFRASGMQMVFVIDEYGDIEGIVTVQDMLEALTGEFTPRNVEEAWAVQQPDGAWLLAGTIPIHELKDRLTLKVVPEEEKGHYHTISGMIMLLLGRLPAAGDVVMWENWRFVVAGMDDKRIDKVHASPVINEEPTPADE
- a CDS encoding MHFG family PEP-CTERM protein, translated to MSTLVAGAVVATAMMSSCSWNSPGRNPYRGSVREAVSRYIDIPAPVRAQLIAKIERGQPDDRAAITRDSIVGKYDYASEITDVHFGQRTICASVNRDEWPETAREPAAVYCVEDQCLIVPQTSGNISRVRRTDGSGATADQPPVAGQATLAPPARPGEVRSASADDVAMADAVAQAVDMPGSGPSASFTSPFGAASRAPDLADRTPGAGTELTQPSPVPEPAMIGLLAAGLAVVFFAVRRRGRGN